From a region of the Actinomadura luzonensis genome:
- a CDS encoding type I polyketide synthase: MNQHQPTGSPGDDGIAVIGMAGRFPGASDIPSFWRNISTGVESFTRFSDDELLAAGVSPATFQQPNYVRVRPVLDDVRGFDAGFFGYNPREAALADPQQRIFLEVVWEVLESAGYAAPEGRGHVGVFAGMNISGYLLTRLMAFEMGIDTSALMIGNDKDSLATNVSFRLDLDGPSLSVQTFCSTSLVAVHLASESLRRGECDMALAGGVSVRIPDRVGYLWEEGGQESPDGHVRTFDAEGRGSMFGDGAAVVALKRLKDAVADRDTIHAVIRASAINNDGAVKFSYLAPSIDGQRRCVSAALARAGVDPADISYVEAHGTATEVGDPMEVAALTRAFGPTERKQYCVLGSIKPNVGHLDRASGATGLIKVVQSLRNELIPGTLHYRSPNPEIDFAASPFRVTAEPTPWPRDPGRPRIAGISSLGMGGTNAHAIVTEAPLPERRGARPRRWQILPVSARTQAAAEQSCARLAAHLEDTRDELGDVAWTLQAGRKVFGHRKVVVADTARGAAARLADPAGPLGRADSTVGRKVGFLIAGVGEQYPGMVAELYAEEPGFRADVDECLAVLGLTEPGQLSDVFVPAGTGETGGAGAGDLARLLGRAGPAAPRPAGEAHLIQPAVFVAEYALARRLIRWGIQPDVMIGYSLGEYVAACLAGVLSLADALRLVAYRAKLITSRPEGAMLAVSADEQRLRTLLGELFERELDVAVRTGSQVVLAGPHEAVDQAAELLLNARIGHRRLETTHAFHSRMLKPVAGELTAWIADNVTLNPPRVPYLSNVTGEPATAEVVTDPAYWARHMCETVEFGKGLGHLLGQADLALAEIGPGQSLGALTRGHAACDRSQWPLIVTTLPAANDPQDAGAALATAVARLWLTGVPVDWAALHEDESPGGSGAERWRPGRVPLPTYPFEHQDYWLDIDQSAARGAAPAFDESDPTSIAKAYPRLPDTRWIHTPVWKQTTLRPPREEEAGRWLVYTDDALAAPLLAHLARTGGDVVLVRPGERFSSGPDGLTVRPGSPEDALAALRDLAGRGWEPERVVHLWSAGDEPDGTPIEESLQRGLHTLVALARAAGDLGLGGWTLDIVTSGGQRVLPGDRVRPALGTLLGPTRLIPVEYPKVRTRLIDVDRGGGDPGSGDALLAELRADPADQVVGLRGGQRWIPDYEVLDAAVIEARPPAAEVRRGGVYLVTGGLGGIGLAMAERLAGQYQARLVLLGRTPVPPREQWGAILASDSAVPEVRRRLEGLRRLEAAGAEVVTVAGDVSRPEDARRAVDAAIERFGELNGVLHCAGVPAVGLMQFKTVADMDRVLAPKVMGTLALAEALRGRPVDFLALYSSTTSATGGGAGQVDYCAANAFLDAFALAGALPGTAVVSVDWCEWTWNGWTEGLENYDEGSKQYFAWYRENFGLTFDQGWQTLLRALASGERHVVASTQDFAPLVAMSRKSSIESHQATVKKIRDAFGRHPRPDLSTAYVEPQSETEETIAGVWSEALGLEQVGVHDNFFELGGNSLLGMEIIADVRRALGLSYLPPHILYQAPTIASLAEAARAGQEAGEQPSQDRDQQRSRIAQRRNMLRSGRTS; the protein is encoded by the coding sequence ATGAACCAGCACCAACCCACCGGCTCACCCGGCGACGACGGCATCGCGGTCATCGGCATGGCCGGCCGGTTCCCCGGCGCCTCGGACATCCCGTCGTTCTGGCGCAACATCAGCACCGGCGTCGAGTCCTTCACCCGGTTCTCCGACGACGAGCTGCTGGCGGCGGGCGTCTCGCCCGCGACCTTCCAGCAGCCGAACTACGTGCGGGTGCGGCCGGTCCTCGACGACGTGCGCGGCTTCGACGCCGGGTTCTTCGGCTACAACCCGCGCGAGGCGGCGCTGGCCGACCCGCAGCAGCGCATCTTCCTCGAGGTCGTGTGGGAGGTGCTGGAGTCCGCCGGGTACGCCGCCCCCGAGGGCCGGGGCCACGTGGGCGTCTTCGCCGGCATGAACATCAGCGGCTACCTGCTGACCCGGCTGATGGCGTTCGAGATGGGCATCGACACCAGCGCGCTGATGATCGGCAACGACAAGGACTCGCTGGCCACGAACGTCTCCTTCCGCCTCGACCTGGACGGCCCGAGCCTGTCGGTGCAGACGTTCTGCTCGACGTCGCTGGTCGCGGTGCACCTGGCGAGCGAGAGCCTGCGGCGCGGCGAGTGCGACATGGCGCTGGCCGGCGGCGTGTCGGTGCGCATCCCCGACCGCGTCGGCTACCTGTGGGAGGAGGGCGGCCAGGAGTCGCCCGACGGGCACGTGCGCACGTTCGACGCCGAGGGCCGGGGCAGCATGTTCGGCGACGGCGCGGCGGTCGTCGCGCTCAAGCGGCTGAAGGACGCGGTGGCCGACCGCGACACGATCCACGCCGTGATCCGCGCCTCGGCGATCAACAACGACGGCGCGGTCAAGTTCAGCTACCTCGCGCCCAGCATCGACGGGCAGCGCCGCTGCGTCTCGGCGGCCCTGGCCCGGGCCGGCGTGGACCCGGCCGACATCTCCTACGTCGAGGCGCACGGCACCGCGACCGAGGTCGGCGACCCGATGGAGGTGGCCGCGCTGACCCGGGCCTTCGGGCCGACCGAGCGCAAGCAGTACTGCGTGCTCGGCTCGATCAAGCCGAACGTGGGCCACCTCGACCGCGCCTCCGGCGCCACCGGCCTGATCAAGGTCGTGCAGTCGCTGCGCAACGAGCTGATCCCCGGCACCCTGCACTACCGCTCGCCGAACCCCGAGATCGACTTCGCCGCGAGCCCCTTCCGCGTCACCGCCGAGCCCACCCCGTGGCCGCGCGACCCCGGCAGGCCGCGCATCGCGGGCATCAGCTCGCTCGGCATGGGCGGCACCAACGCGCACGCGATCGTGACCGAGGCGCCGCTGCCGGAGCGGCGGGGCGCGCGCCCGCGCCGCTGGCAGATCCTGCCGGTCTCGGCCCGCACGCAGGCCGCCGCCGAGCAGTCCTGCGCGCGGCTGGCCGCGCACCTGGAGGACACCCGCGACGAGCTCGGGGACGTGGCCTGGACGCTGCAGGCCGGGCGCAAGGTGTTCGGGCACCGCAAGGTCGTCGTGGCCGACACCGCGCGGGGCGCGGCGGCCAGGCTCGCCGACCCGGCCGGCCCGCTCGGCCGGGCCGACTCCACCGTCGGCCGCAAGGTGGGCTTCCTCATCGCGGGCGTGGGCGAGCAGTACCCCGGCATGGTGGCCGAGCTGTACGCCGAGGAGCCGGGTTTCCGCGCCGACGTCGACGAGTGCCTGGCGGTGCTGGGGCTGACCGAGCCCGGGCAGCTCTCGGACGTGTTCGTCCCGGCCGGGACGGGCGAGACGGGCGGGGCCGGGGCGGGCGACCTGGCCCGGCTGCTCGGCCGGGCGGGGCCGGCGGCGCCGCGTCCCGCCGGGGAGGCGCACCTGATCCAGCCGGCCGTGTTCGTCGCCGAGTACGCCCTGGCCAGGAGGCTCATCAGGTGGGGCATCCAGCCGGACGTCATGATCGGCTACAGCCTGGGCGAGTACGTCGCCGCGTGCCTGGCGGGCGTGCTGTCCCTCGCCGACGCGCTGCGCCTGGTCGCCTACCGGGCCAAGCTCATCACCTCCCGCCCCGAGGGCGCGATGCTCGCGGTCTCCGCCGACGAGCAGCGCCTCCGCACGCTGCTCGGCGAGCTGTTCGAGCGCGAGCTGGACGTGGCCGTGCGCACCGGCTCGCAGGTGGTGCTGGCCGGGCCGCACGAGGCCGTCGACCAGGCCGCCGAGCTGCTGCTGAACGCCAGGATCGGGCACCGGCGGCTGGAGACCACGCACGCCTTCCACTCGCGGATGCTGAAGCCGGTCGCCGGCGAGCTGACGGCGTGGATCGCCGACAACGTCACCCTCAACCCGCCGCGCGTGCCGTACCTGAGCAACGTGACCGGCGAGCCCGCCACCGCCGAGGTCGTGACCGACCCGGCCTACTGGGCGCGGCACATGTGCGAGACGGTCGAGTTCGGCAAGGGGCTCGGGCACCTGCTCGGGCAGGCGGACCTGGCGCTGGCCGAGATCGGGCCGGGCCAGTCGCTCGGCGCGCTCACCCGCGGCCACGCGGCCTGCGACCGCTCCCAGTGGCCGCTCATCGTGACCACGCTGCCCGCCGCGAACGACCCGCAGGACGCGGGCGCGGCCCTCGCGACCGCCGTCGCCCGCCTGTGGCTGACCGGCGTGCCGGTGGACTGGGCCGCCCTGCACGAGGACGAGTCCCCCGGCGGATCGGGTGCCGAGCGCTGGCGGCCGGGCCGGGTGCCGCTGCCGACGTACCCGTTCGAGCACCAGGACTACTGGCTCGACATCGACCAGAGCGCGGCCCGCGGCGCGGCCCCCGCCTTCGACGAGAGCGACCCGACGAGCATCGCCAAGGCCTACCCGCGGCTGCCCGACACCCGCTGGATCCACACCCCGGTGTGGAAGCAGACCACGCTGCGCCCGCCGCGCGAGGAGGAGGCCGGCCGCTGGCTGGTCTACACCGACGACGCGCTGGCCGCTCCCCTGCTGGCCCACCTCGCGCGCACCGGCGGGGACGTGGTGCTGGTGCGGCCCGGCGAGCGGTTCTCCAGCGGCCCTGACGGCCTGACCGTGCGGCCCGGCTCCCCTGAGGACGCCCTCGCCGCGCTCCGCGACCTGGCCGGGCGCGGCTGGGAGCCCGAGCGGGTCGTCCATCTGTGGTCGGCCGGCGACGAGCCGGACGGCACGCCGATCGAGGAGAGCCTGCAACGCGGCCTGCACACCCTGGTCGCCCTCGCCCGCGCGGCCGGCGACCTGGGCCTCGGCGGCTGGACCCTCGACATCGTCACCTCCGGCGGCCAGCGGGTGCTGCCCGGCGACCGGGTGCGTCCGGCGCTCGGCACGCTGCTCGGCCCGACCCGGCTCATCCCCGTCGAGTACCCCAAGGTCAGGACGCGGCTGATCGACGTGGACCGGGGCGGCGGGGACCCCGGCAGCGGGGACGCGCTGCTCGCCGAGCTGCGCGCCGACCCCGCCGACCAGGTGGTCGGGCTGCGCGGCGGGCAACGCTGGATCCCCGACTACGAGGTCCTGGACGCGGCCGTCATCGAGGCCCGCCCGCCCGCCGCCGAGGTGCGCCGTGGCGGCGTCTACCTGGTGACCGGCGGCCTGGGCGGCATCGGGCTCGCGATGGCCGAGCGGCTGGCCGGGCAGTACCAGGCGCGGCTGGTGCTGCTCGGCCGGACACCCGTGCCGCCCCGCGAGCAGTGGGGCGCGATCCTCGCCTCCGACAGCGCCGTGCCCGAGGTGCGGCGGCGGCTGGAGGGGCTGCGGCGGCTGGAGGCGGCGGGCGCCGAGGTCGTCACCGTCGCCGGCGACGTCTCCCGCCCCGAGGACGCCCGCCGCGCGGTGGACGCCGCGATCGAGCGCTTCGGCGAGCTGAACGGCGTGCTGCACTGCGCCGGCGTGCCGGCCGTCGGGCTCATGCAGTTCAAGACCGTCGCCGACATGGACCGGGTGCTCGCGCCGAAGGTCATGGGCACGCTCGCGCTGGCCGAGGCGCTGCGCGGGCGGCCGGTGGACTTCCTGGCGCTGTACTCCTCCACCACCTCGGCCACCGGCGGCGGCGCCGGCCAGGTCGACTACTGCGCGGCCAACGCCTTCCTCGACGCCTTCGCCCTCGCCGGCGCCCTGCCCGGCACGGCGGTCGTCTCGGTCGACTGGTGCGAGTGGACGTGGAACGGCTGGACCGAGGGCCTGGAGAACTACGACGAGGGCTCCAAGCAGTACTTCGCCTGGTACCGGGAGAACTTCGGCCTCACCTTCGACCAGGGCTGGCAGACGCTGCTGCGGGCGCTGGCCAGCGGCGAGCGGCACGTGGTGGCCTCCACGCAGGACTTCGCGCCGCTGGTCGCGATGAGCCGCAAGTCGTCCATCGAGAGCCACCAGGCGACGGTGAAGAAGATCCGCGACGCGTTCGGCCGGCATCCGCGCCCGGACCTGTCCACCGCCTACGTCGAGCCGCAGTCGGAGACGGAGGAGACCATCGCCGGCGTGTGGTCGGAGGCGCTGGGCCTGGAGCAGGTGGGCGTGCACGACAACTTCTTCGAGCTGGGCGGCAACTCGCTGCTCGGCATGGAGATCATCGCCGACGTCAGGCGGGCGCTGGGGCTGTCCTACCTGCCGCCGCACATCCTCTACCAGGCGCCCACGATCGCCTCGCTCGCCGAGGCCGCGCGCGCCGGCCAGGAGGCGGGCGAGCAGCCGAGCCAGGACCGGGACCAGCAGCGGTCCCGCATCGCCCAGCGGCGGAACATGCTCAGAAGCGGGAGGACGTCTTGA
- a CDS encoding beta-ketoacyl [acyl carrier protein] synthase domain-containing protein, with protein MTGTDVTGMEATGTDYDSAVALVGMSGRFPGARSVAELWENLVAGTKGLRMITEEELREAGVDPGRLADPRYVRVGGPLDDLDRFDATVFGINPREAETMDPQHRLFLECSWEALEAAGYCPTDVPGQVAVFGGCGFPDYIVQNLQHLQTQPGGALLMAVGNERDSLASLVSYKLGLRGPAVSVQTFCSTSLVAVHLACQSLLTYECDVALAGGAFTPLPQPAGYLYEQGGIMSPDGRVRSFDAEAAGTVMGSGAGVVALKRMADALQDGDVIHAVILGSAANNDGRLRAGYTAPGVDGQADVIESALGVAGVKPDTVGYVECHATGTMLGDSIELAAMNRVFATPRDTPCVLGSLKPSLGHLDRASGVTGLMRAAMALKHEVLPAVPDYGTPNPALASAQDRFTVLTEDRHWPEARARAGPA; from the coding sequence TTGACCGGAACCGACGTGACAGGGATGGAGGCGACCGGGACCGACTACGACTCAGCGGTCGCGCTGGTCGGGATGTCGGGGCGCTTCCCCGGCGCCCGCAGCGTCGCCGAGTTGTGGGAGAACCTGGTCGCCGGCACCAAGGGCCTGCGGATGATCACCGAGGAGGAGCTGCGCGAGGCCGGGGTAGACCCCGGCCGGCTGGCCGACCCCCGCTACGTGCGCGTCGGCGGCCCGCTGGACGACCTCGACCGCTTCGACGCGACCGTCTTCGGCATCAACCCGCGCGAGGCCGAGACCATGGACCCGCAGCACCGGCTGTTCCTGGAGTGCTCGTGGGAGGCGCTGGAGGCGGCCGGCTACTGCCCGACCGACGTGCCGGGGCAAGTCGCGGTGTTCGGCGGGTGCGGGTTCCCCGACTACATCGTGCAGAACCTGCAGCACCTGCAGACCCAGCCGGGCGGGGCGCTGCTCATGGCCGTGGGCAACGAGCGGGACTCCCTCGCCTCGCTGGTGTCGTACAAGCTGGGGCTGCGCGGGCCGGCCGTGTCGGTGCAGACGTTCTGCTCGACGTCGCTGGTCGCGGTGCACCTGGCCTGCCAGAGCCTGCTGACGTACGAGTGCGACGTGGCGCTGGCGGGCGGCGCGTTCACCCCGCTCCCCCAGCCCGCCGGCTACCTGTACGAGCAGGGCGGCATCATGTCGCCCGACGGCCGGGTGCGCAGCTTCGACGCCGAGGCCGCCGGCACGGTGATGGGCAGCGGCGCGGGCGTCGTGGCGCTCAAGCGCATGGCGGACGCGCTGCAGGACGGCGACGTCATCCACGCGGTGATCCTCGGCTCGGCCGCCAACAACGACGGCCGGCTGCGCGCCGGCTACACCGCGCCCGGCGTGGACGGCCAGGCCGACGTCATCGAGTCGGCGCTCGGCGTGGCCGGGGTCAAGCCGGACACCGTCGGCTACGTCGAGTGCCACGCGACCGGCACCATGCTGGGCGACTCGATCGAGCTGGCCGCCATGAACCGGGTGTTCGCCACGCCGCGCGACACGCCGTGCGTGCTGGGCTCGCTCAAGCCGAGCCTCGGCCACCTCGACCGGGCCTCCGGCGTGACCGGGCTGATGCGGGCGGCGATGGCGCTCAAGCACGAGGTGCTGCCGGCCGTGCCGGACTACGGGACGCCGAACCCGGCGCTCGCCTCCGCGCAGGACCGCTTCACCGTGCTGACCGAGGACCGGCACTGGCCGGAGGCGCGGGCCCGCGCCGGGCCGGCGTGA
- a CDS encoding SDR family NAD(P)-dependent oxidoreductase produces MSSFGLGGTNAHVVLEQAPPRPARPARPGPHLLTFSAADEQALGEVTERLRAHLAEDGRDDLADVAFTLQVSRGGFAVRRAVVVRDREDAVAALGDPERWIGGRTQRRNPKVRLVAPAAEPPSGWWWELHAAVEAVLRHGPAPAGSSREAALGALADALGGLGVPVVRDEGTPAEEVVVAPEDGTTAAAWLLATVARLWLAGASPDWAALHGGLGRRVELPTYPFQRRRFWVKAAPAQAAAQAGEGKTYDRDRWTHLPSWRQRPLPVAGLDERLREAGPWLVLTADERGEALVRRLGRAGAEVTAVRYGDRFAQQDSGDFTIRAGKPDDVAELMYSLVAMPRAIVHGLSLAAAPPAPGADPVEHFAAAQHDGFYSALALARELVDNTGAAPRAELVLLTPQAVSVAGPDLRHPEHATLAALAPSLQQENPRLRCRHLDLDAAAGPAAADALATRVLAAAVCPHEGPMAVRGDETWLRHYAPYPVPEPAEPPFRDGDTVLVTGGLGDVGLVLARHLADRYGARLVLTARSPLPPRAEWDAWLAAPPPGGERAARHVASILDLERRGASVLALSADVADEDAMRAVVEAAVERFGGIDVVVHGAGVQDGAYFNFAHLMDRPQCEAHLAAKVTGFHVLQKVLGEHAADRRITLSSIAAVLGGMTLGPYAAANAALDAYVRTARAEGAGRWVTVDWDTWNIDPDRVAGHSGAVVDYAMTPAEGIDVLERALSAADRVGHLVISTGSLEARLAQWVTGDLHEGDDDFDDRERHPRPELNNPYVEPRPGTEAALADIWSRVLGIDPIGALDNFFELGGHSLLAIELTTRIRRNLAASVPVTGLLECPTVRQLAELLDDRDDDVSGGES; encoded by the coding sequence GTGAGCTCGTTCGGGCTCGGCGGCACGAACGCGCACGTCGTGCTGGAGCAGGCGCCGCCGCGCCCGGCCCGCCCGGCGCGGCCCGGGCCGCACCTGCTGACCTTCTCCGCCGCCGACGAGCAGGCGCTCGGCGAGGTGACCGAGCGGCTGCGCGCCCACCTGGCCGAGGACGGGCGCGACGACCTGGCGGACGTGGCGTTCACGCTCCAGGTGTCGCGCGGCGGGTTCGCGGTGCGCCGGGCGGTCGTCGTCCGGGACCGCGAGGACGCCGTGGCGGCGCTCGGCGACCCGGAGCGGTGGATCGGCGGCCGGACCCAGCGGCGCAACCCCAAGGTCCGGCTCGTGGCGCCCGCGGCGGAGCCGCCGTCCGGCTGGTGGTGGGAGCTGCACGCGGCGGTCGAGGCGGTGCTGCGGCACGGGCCCGCGCCCGCCGGCTCTTCCCGCGAGGCGGCGCTCGGCGCGCTGGCCGACGCGCTCGGCGGGCTCGGCGTCCCCGTCGTCCGGGACGAGGGGACACCGGCCGAGGAGGTCGTGGTGGCCCCCGAGGACGGCACGACGGCCGCCGCCTGGCTGCTCGCGACCGTGGCGCGGCTGTGGCTGGCGGGCGCCTCGCCCGACTGGGCCGCGCTGCACGGCGGCCTGGGCCGCCGGGTCGAGCTGCCGACGTACCCGTTCCAGCGGCGCCGCTTCTGGGTGAAGGCCGCGCCCGCGCAGGCCGCGGCGCAGGCCGGCGAGGGCAAGACCTACGACCGCGACCGGTGGACGCACCTGCCGAGCTGGCGGCAGCGGCCGCTGCCCGTCGCCGGCCTGGACGAGCGGCTGCGCGAGGCCGGGCCGTGGCTGGTGCTCACGGCCGACGAGCGCGGCGAGGCGCTGGTGAGGCGGCTCGGCCGGGCCGGCGCCGAGGTGACCGCGGTGCGGTACGGCGACCGGTTCGCGCAGCAGGACAGCGGCGACTTCACGATCCGGGCGGGCAAGCCCGACGACGTGGCCGAGCTGATGTACTCGCTGGTCGCGATGCCCCGGGCGATCGTGCACGGCCTCAGCCTGGCCGCCGCGCCGCCCGCGCCCGGCGCCGACCCCGTGGAGCACTTCGCCGCCGCCCAGCACGACGGCTTCTACTCCGCGCTGGCCCTGGCGAGGGAGCTGGTGGACAACACCGGCGCCGCGCCGCGGGCCGAGCTGGTGCTGCTCACGCCGCAGGCCGTGAGCGTGGCCGGCCCCGACCTGCGCCACCCCGAGCACGCCACGCTCGCCGCGCTCGCGCCCAGCCTGCAGCAGGAGAACCCGCGGCTGCGCTGCCGCCACCTCGACCTGGACGCCGCCGCCGGCCCCGCCGCCGCCGACGCCCTGGCCACCCGGGTGCTGGCCGCCGCCGTCTGCCCGCACGAGGGGCCGATGGCGGTGCGCGGCGACGAGACGTGGCTGCGCCACTACGCGCCCTATCCGGTGCCGGAGCCGGCCGAGCCGCCCTTCCGCGACGGCGACACCGTGCTCGTCACCGGCGGGCTCGGCGACGTCGGCCTGGTCCTCGCCCGCCACCTGGCCGACCGGTACGGGGCCCGTCTGGTCCTCACCGCGCGCTCCCCGCTGCCGCCCCGCGCCGAGTGGGACGCCTGGCTGGCCGCGCCCCCGCCCGGCGGCGAGCGCGCCGCCCGGCACGTCGCCAGCATCCTGGACCTGGAACGCCGGGGCGCGAGCGTGCTCGCCCTGTCGGCCGACGTCGCCGACGAGGACGCCATGCGCGCCGTCGTCGAGGCCGCGGTCGAGCGGTTCGGCGGCATCGACGTCGTCGTGCACGGCGCCGGCGTCCAGGACGGCGCCTACTTCAACTTCGCGCACCTGATGGACCGGCCGCAGTGCGAGGCGCACCTGGCCGCCAAGGTGACCGGCTTCCACGTGCTGCAGAAGGTGCTCGGCGAGCACGCCGCCGACCGGCGCATCACGTTGTCGTCGATCGCGGCGGTGCTCGGCGGCATGACGCTCGGCCCGTACGCGGCCGCCAACGCGGCGCTGGACGCGTACGTGCGGACCGCCCGCGCCGAGGGCGCCGGCCGCTGGGTGACCGTCGACTGGGACACCTGGAACATCGACCCCGACCGGGTCGCCGGCCACAGCGGCGCGGTCGTGGACTACGCGATGACCCCGGCCGAGGGCATCGACGTGCTCGAACGGGCGCTGTCGGCCGCCGACCGGGTCGGCCACCTGGTGATCTCCACCGGGTCGCTGGAGGCCAGGCTCGCGCAGTGGGTCACCGGCGACCTGCACGAGGGCGACGACGACTTCGACGACCGCGAACGCCATCCGCGTCCCGAGCTGAACAACCCGTACGTCGAGCCGCGCCCCGGCACCGAGGCGGCGCTCGCCGACATCTGGTCGCGGGTGCTCGGCATCGACCCCATCGGGGCGCTGGACAACTTCTTCGAGCTCGGCGGCCACTCGCTGCTGGCGATCGAGCTGACCACCAGGATCCGGCGCAACCTCGCCGCGTCGGTGCCGGTCACCGGCCTGCTGGAGTGCCCGACGGTGCGCCAGCTCGCCGAGCTGCTCGACGACCGCGACGACGACGTCAGCGGCGGTGAGAGCTGA
- a CDS encoding acyl-CoA dehydrogenase family protein, with protein MKQPDYLRTVQGFARRELLGKEPYLDSLAEAPLPLYRRFAETGLANWWMPKEFGGLGMGLEESVRISAELAYADAGVAFTLFIPVLATSMVTWYGEAALKERHLGPLVAEHGFAATLGSEHAAGSELARISTTARRDGGDIVLDGRKAFSTDTDFARFVVVIARAEDDPAGYLAVLVPRDTPGVAVEKRWDVIGLRSSATYQVSLSGVRVPAGNVLRGNGLRLLEVGLNASRILIAATALGIARRIRDVCMEYAKSKSVKGAPLTANAVFAGRLGQFEMQIEVMANQCLAAARAYDEIASRPDAGEEFLRVGTLKQALTTKMFCGQTGWQIASAASEMFGGLGYTHESVIGKLLRDMRYVSIVEGGDDVLRDLVFSRYVVPVSKRS; from the coding sequence ATGAAGCAGCCCGACTACCTGCGGACCGTGCAGGGCTTCGCCCGGCGCGAGCTGCTGGGCAAGGAGCCCTACCTGGACTCGCTGGCCGAGGCGCCGCTGCCGCTCTACCGGCGCTTCGCCGAGACGGGCCTGGCCAACTGGTGGATGCCGAAGGAGTTCGGCGGGCTCGGCATGGGGCTGGAGGAGAGCGTCAGGATCTCCGCCGAGCTGGCCTACGCCGACGCCGGCGTCGCCTTCACCCTGTTCATCCCGGTGCTGGCCACCAGCATGGTCACCTGGTACGGCGAGGCGGCGCTCAAGGAGCGCCACCTCGGGCCGCTCGTCGCGGAGCACGGCTTCGCCGCGACGCTCGGCAGCGAGCACGCGGCCGGCAGCGAGCTGGCCCGCATCTCCACCACCGCCCGGCGCGACGGCGGCGACATCGTCCTGGACGGGCGCAAGGCGTTCTCCACCGACACCGACTTCGCGCGGTTCGTCGTGGTGATCGCGCGCGCCGAGGACGACCCGGCCGGCTACCTGGCCGTCCTGGTGCCGCGCGACACGCCGGGCGTCGCCGTGGAGAAACGGTGGGACGTGATCGGGCTGCGCTCGTCGGCGACGTACCAGGTGTCGCTGTCCGGCGTGCGCGTCCCGGCCGGGAACGTGCTGCGCGGCAACGGCCTGCGCCTGCTGGAGGTCGGCCTGAACGCCAGCCGCATCCTCATCGCCGCCACCGCGCTCGGCATCGCCCGCCGGATCAGGGACGTGTGCATGGAGTACGCCAAGTCCAAGTCGGTCAAGGGCGCGCCGCTGACCGCCAACGCGGTCTTCGCGGGGCGGCTCGGGCAGTTCGAGATGCAGATCGAGGTCATGGCCAACCAGTGCCTGGCGGCGGCGCGCGCCTACGACGAGATCGCCTCCCGGCCGGACGCGGGCGAGGAGTTCCTGCGCGTGGGGACGCTCAAGCAGGCGCTGACCACCAAGATGTTCTGCGGGCAGACGGGCTGGCAGATCGCCTCGGCGGCGTCGGAGATGTTCGGCGGCCTCGGGTACACGCACGAGTCGGTGATCGGCAAGCTGCTGCGGGACATGCGGTACGTGTCCATCGTGGAGGGCGGCGACGACGTGCTGCGCGACCTGGTGTTCAGCCGGTACGTGGTGCCGGTGTCGAAACGATCGTGA
- a CDS encoding 4'-phosphopantetheinyl transferase family protein: MRSFVLRRSRAGERPPASRPLPVGARPFVVRRLGAGIGSRAPRPSPVGGRGSFPALPEVRVWKVFLDGPRWQGGWEWLSGRERERALALAGELDRRRYVAAHAALRAVLGRVCGLPPHEVRLATDDAGRPCLHPGTHDHLPGGLVDFNLSHSDSWALIALAPPGVRAGVDVERIRADLDPLAMADRLYQPEEAARLRAAAPAAALTGYFRLWTAKEAFVKATGAGLAGLSAVRVADHGHDEGSAASTGPRSLHGPVRWLRVAPGYAAALVTIVSTPAPRTG; the protein is encoded by the coding sequence GTGCGGTCTTTCGTCCTGCGTCGATCCCGCGCGGGGGAGCGGCCTCCCGCCTCGCGCCCGCTGCCGGTGGGCGCGCGGCCCTTCGTCGTGCGCCGGCTGGGGGCGGGCATCGGGTCGCGCGCCCCGCGCCCGTCGCCGGTGGGCGGGCGGGGGTCCTTCCCGGCCTTGCCCGAGGTGCGGGTGTGGAAGGTGTTCCTGGACGGGCCCCGGTGGCAGGGCGGGTGGGAGTGGTTGTCCGGGCGGGAACGGGAGCGAGCGCTGGCGCTGGCGGGCGAGCTGGACCGGCGCCGGTACGTGGCCGCCCACGCCGCCCTGCGGGCGGTGCTGGGCCGCGTCTGCGGCCTCCCCCCGCACGAGGTGCGCCTCGCCACGGACGACGCCGGCCGCCCCTGCCTGCATCCCGGCACGCACGACCACCTCCCCGGCGGCCTCGTCGACTTCAACCTGTCGCACTCCGACTCCTGGGCCCTGATCGCGCTCGCGCCCCCGGGCGTCCGCGCCGGCGTGGACGTCGAGCGGATCCGCGCCGACCTCGACCCCCTGGCCATGGCCGACCGCCTGTACCAGCCGGAGGAGGCCGCCCGTCTGCGCGCCGCCGCCCCCGCCGCCGCCCTGACGGGCTACTTCCGCCTGTGGACCGCCAAGGAGGCGTTCGTCAAGGCGACCGGCGCCGGCCTGGCGGGCCTGTCCGCCGTCCGCGTCGCCGACCACGGGCACGACGAAGGGAGCGCGGCCTCCACCGGCCCGCGCTCCCTCCATGGTCCCGTCCGCTGGCTCCGGGTCGCCCCCGGCTACGCCGCCGCGCTGGTCACGATCGTTTCGACACCGGCACCACGTACCGGCTGA